The Tubulanus polymorphus chromosome 1, tnTubPoly1.2, whole genome shotgun sequence genome contains a region encoding:
- the LOC141912575 gene encoding integral membrane protein GPR180-like, which translates to MCGFYIFSALLLLTADDGLSLHLSGTWHSSNFFLFLAKFGFQKTDLNNKVNTQGYIYGNITLNSASEKNIPADLTLVVVDSEYFIEFFSNSTATPRTKACASMFKKIDLIAWDVYCKPNNPEDFLRRIPCPKGELCIDEDSPSRVVGGYQFTYSVQDTNQPRFWYISIVSCYRNTSCNWTTDVKNHVSINYDIWLVNGNPYTKHFNPFEHQFSFDHHNIVEIYAVFGIVYTVLVPVQYYALKKLKHALTRLLTISVVMEYAGILLNFIHYFVFAFNGVGFEVGKILGNFIDTCAQCLLTMLLLLIAKGWMITKIEFERKKLFFCLWGLFLALNIAFFIWNMIEVDIISTTGKWETWPGLCILVARFTVIVWFLHELRTSFSCEVNKDKIDFYLHFGAGFLVWFIYLPIIAIIGMKISPLWRIKTVLSVTYAADFLAFLVLVHIFWPSRTTSYFKFNMNGTTVPKTTVQLTDLGPNRFKQLLAEESSESGESEIDFQLTSAAVKPS; encoded by the exons ATGTGtgggttttatattttcagcgcACTGCTGTTATTGACAGCTGACGATGGTTTATCACTGCATCTATCAGGAACCTGGCATAGTTCCAACTTCTTTCTATTTCTGGCTAAATTCGGATTTCAAAAAACTGACCTCAACAATAAAGTCAACACTCAAGGCTATATTTACGGAAATATAACATTGAATTCCGCTTCTGAGAAAAATATTCCAGCAGATTTAACTCTAGTTGTTGTGGATAGTGAATATTTTATCGAGTTTTTTAGTAATAGCACGGCGACCCCTCGAACGAAAGCGTGCGCTTccatgtttaaaaaaatagaTCTCATCGCGTGGGACGTTTACTGTAAACCGAATAATCCGGAGGATTTTCTAAGGCGGATACCGTGTCCGAAAGGAGAACTCTGTATCGATGAAGACTCTCCGAGTCGAGTGGTCGGTGGCTATCAGTTCACGTACAGCGTACAAGACACCAATCAACCCAG ATTTTGGTATATCAGTATCGTGTCATGTTATAGAAATACAAGTTGTAATTGGACGACGGACGTCAAAAATCACGTTTCGATAAACTACGATATTTGGTTAGTGAACGGCAATCCGTACACGAAGCACTTCAATCCGTTTGAACATCAGTTTTCGTTCGATCACCACAATATCGTCGAGATTTACGCCGTGTTCGGTATCGTTTATACGGTGCTTGTACCGGTTCAGTATTACGCGTTGAAGAAGCTGAAGCACGCGTTAACGCGGTTATTAACGATCAGCGTCGTAATGGAATACGCGGGAATCCTGCTAAATTTCATTCACTATTTCGTGTTCGCGTTCAACGGCGTCGGTTTCGAAGTCGGGAAGATTTTAGGAAACTTTATCGACACATGCGCGCAGTGTTTACTGACGATGCTGCTGCTATTGATCGCTAAAGGATGGATGATCACTAAAATCGAATTCGAAAGAAAGAAATTGTTTTTCTGTTTATGGGGATTATTTCTGGCGCTGAATATAGCCTTCTTCATTTGGAATATG ATTGAAGTTGATATCATTTCGACGACTGGTAAATGGGAAACGTGGCCTGGTTTGTGTATATTAGTCGCGAGGTTCACTGTCATAGTTTGGTTCTTACACGAATTACGCACGAGTTTCAGTTGTGAAGTCAATAAAGATAAGATCGATTTTTACCTGCATTTCGGAGCTGGTTTCCTAGTCTGGTTTATTTACCTGCCGATAATAGCTATCATCGGTATGAAGATTTCACCGCTTTGGAGAATTAAAACGGTTCTTA GTGTCACGTATGCAGCTGATTTTCTCGCCTTTCTGGTGCTCGTCCATATATTCTGGCCGTCAAGAACGacttcatatttcaaattcaatatgaATGGTACGACTGTTCCGAAAACGACAGTTCAACTCACCGATTTAGGTCCCAATCGGTTTAAAC AACTGTTAGCCGAGGAATCGAGTGAATCTGGTGAAAGTGAAATAGATTTTCAGCTAACAAGTGCTGCTGTAAAACCGAGCTGA